The region CGACCTGGGCGACGTACCCGACCGCAAGCCCGCTCTCACCCGCTGGCTGGTCATCGGTGCGGCGGCCCTGGTCGCCATCGTCCTGGCCCTCTCGTTGCTCGCCGTGACCGACAACGGCAACAACAAGTCAGCCGCCGTCCCCACGGCCGACTCCGCCGACGCCGGCTTCGCCCGCGACATGGCCGTCCACCACCAGCAGGCCGTCGAGATGGCCTACATCGTCCGCGACCGCACCACCGACGAGGACGTCCGCCGCCTCGCGTACGACATCGCCCAGACCCAGGCCAACCAGCGTGGCATGCTGCTCGGCTGGCTCTCCCTGTGGAACCTGCCCGTGACATCTCCCGACGGCTATATGACCTGGATGCCCATGGGCCACATGAGCCACCAGATGAAGGACGGCTCCCTCATGCCGGGCATGGCCACCAACACCGAGTTGAACCAACTCGGCAAGCTCAACGGCAAACAGGCGGAGATCCTCTACCTCCAGCTCATGTACGACCACCACATGGGCGGCATCGACATGGCCCGAACCTGCGCCCAGCAGTGCGCGGTTCCCCAGGAGAAGAAGCTCGCCCAGGGCATGGTCGACGCCCAGCAGTCGGAGATGAAGGTCATGGCCGACCTGCTGCGGGAACGCGGATCTGCACCGCGCTGACGTGTTCGCCGCCGCCGAGGGCCCGGATCGCTTGGCGATCCGGGCTCATCCCGCACACCCGGCCGGGCCGCAGCAGCCGCTGGCGCGGACGCGCGGACGAGGCGAAGCCGGCACGGGGAGGCGAAACAGCAGGCGCAGCGGTGCGACGAGCCCTCCGGCGAGACGGG is a window of Streptomyces sp. NBC_00271 DNA encoding:
- a CDS encoding DUF305 domain-containing protein; translation: MTGLTATAPDETDLGDVPDRKPALTRWLVIGAAALVAIVLALSLLAVTDNGNNKSAAVPTADSADAGFARDMAVHHQQAVEMAYIVRDRTTDEDVRRLAYDIAQTQANQRGMLLGWLSLWNLPVTSPDGYMTWMPMGHMSHQMKDGSLMPGMATNTELNQLGKLNGKQAEILYLQLMYDHHMGGIDMARTCAQQCAVPQEKKLAQGMVDAQQSEMKVMADLLRERGSAPR